The genomic stretch ACGTTCTGATATATTTGCTGTTATATTCTGcttcttgttattttaaaagttctcaCACCTGCCTATGAGTAGCACGCTTGCACCATTCTAATATAAGATACAAGGcaaggatttttcttctccactgTTTTGCTAGGATTTATAGTAAAATGTGTTGTTGGTCAAGAAATTGATGCATATTAATGCATCACCTGAGATACTATTTGTCCCTTCCATGCCTGTTAACACTACCTTGCAATACCATCAAATCAGGATTGTTCGTCTTTCTCCCAGTTTTCTAGTTTCAACTGTCATAAATATCTCATGATAAAAGAAGctaaaaatcttcttttcaaaGTAATCACACTATTcttacagaaaatgagaaaaatataaacaattcCTTCCAGCCACTACAATATTTATAGAGAATATATGTTGTCCAACTGTCACAGTCTCTTGTCCAATGTagcttttcttacagaaatacCTTTGACATTTGTATGTTCACATTTTTaacaggcttttttaaaaaaagtgtcacCAAGCCTTTTTTGAGAATGGGAACTAAATACTTCAATCTATGTTAACATGTATATTGTCAAGTACGTATGTTGATGTTTATATTGGGGACTAATTAAATGTGTACTTTTAATTCATGGATCAACCCTTGACAGTtgattattttacttttgctcTCCTCCGAAATCCCTCTAGTATTTCTAAATCCTTAATGAGAACAGGGCCCAGAGAAAGGAATACTGTGTTCTGCTGCAATGGTTCTCACCacattttattgtcttttcaGCTATTTTATATGATATAGTACTATGCTTTAGTACTTTCTGATCATTATACATACCATTAACATCCTGGCTTTCAGGGCCACGTAACACAAATCCCATGGAAATCAATGCAATATGTTCTCAGTGAATTTATATATAACACAGAGAATTTTTAGAGGTCTAAATTGTTAGAAAGAGAACAGAAGTTTAATGTCATGCCTCAGAAATGCAGATATAATGGATGCTGACTCCGGCACATAGAGATATTGGGACAAATTTATGTTTTTACATATGTAAGTTATTTAGACACCTATTCAGCCATTTGCACATCCAAGAATCTGAGTATCATGGAAAAGTATACTAGCTGTCTGACATTTGAAGTTGTGTATACATTTGTGcagggggaaaagggagagaggaggaaaaattgaCTGTGGTACCTGAATGTCAATAGTATTAGATGCATGTGTAGCTTCCCCAGAACCTCTTGGGCTGAAGCAGGTTTTCTCAGATCAGATCTCTCAGATGTAGCAAAGGAAAGAAGGATGCTTACAGGAGATGAAAACCCACATAAAATCATAGCAGAGTTGCAGGCCCTGCATTTGGTCTTGTAATCTTGTGGAGCTCCATAGTGTTTAAAGAGGagagatgaggaggaagaattACCATAACGCTACTTCATACATTAGGATTGGCACACAAATAATAGCTGTCAGAATCATAAAAAGTGTAGATGTGTTCCTGCAATATTTGGAGTTATAAGAGTAAatgtcttctgctgctttctctttcaagcAAATAAACACTATATGCCTTTACTCTGAGCTTTTGATCATAATTCACCCAGCCCTTTTAGAGCTGACATAGAATAAATAATAGTTGAAGACCTGGCTGCCTTCTCTTTCTACATGAGCAAGTTCTCTGTAACTCCAGTAATATTAATTGACTCACATATCACTATTGTGTCACAAGAGAGTTAGCCTTAGAGATACTGAAAATCAATAGGACTCTGTGGCATGAGTGAACAGTAAAGATTATGTCCTGGTAATCTTACTCAGTTTGAGTAAATCCTTTATTCCACTCATTAATAAGTCCCCTTGAATAAGGAAAGTAGAATCTGACACTAAGTTAAAGGCCTCAGGATTTGGCCtagtatttttcactttgaacTTGGCATTCTGTAATGGAACAATATGTGCTACTCATTCTCATGcaataaatactaaaaattattttgctgtattcTTATAGTTACCAAGCTTGTATTGTGCAATAAActgtaaaagtattttaaaaacaatatggTGTTAATAAAGGccatattttaattacattctCTGTGGTTTTCTGCTAAATTCATTGTGCATCGcctattttcaaaagcatatttGTATACTAGCAAGTAGAAAAGATTTGTATAATTTGGTATTTTaacttctgaaatgtgtttatgGTGCAATTGTACATTTCTGTTAAGTTCTACAGAAAATGAACACACTGTATTCTCATGAACTGCTCACATGGACATAATGGCCAtaatgaaaacatacaaaataataaGATAAATCAGGTATTGCCATTTACCCATCTCCTATTCATGAACGAGGGGATATTTGGCTATACAGAATAATACTAATAAGATTTAAATATATCACTATCCTGTGCAATACATAAGCTTTACTGAAGGCAGAAGTTTGAAGGGATTCAGAAAAGCATATCTATATTCAATCTTTATATCTACAAAAATATAGATGCtgatgaaacatgaaaatatattactgtatttataaataagTTAAGCAGATTTAAAAGAGGGACTGACACACACACTTCACAGTATCAATCAACCACTACCTGATGTCACTGGGAAAAAACTTACCTTGTTAATCAACAGGTATTTTCCATGGgctttcttaaaattttctgtaaagccttttaTACTAACAATTATCAGGGGCAAGATTCAGGACTAATCAAACTTATCTGGCATGATAATTCCTATGTTCCCATGAAAAATGACAATTTCTGTATTGATAAATCAATGGGGTTTCCAGTTTCCATATATGACCTTTCTTAACACTCTCATTTGAAAGCATACCGTACAGACATTTTTCAGTCACTATAATTCTAGTATATACCTAACTTGACCAAAATAAAAGTCTATTCCACTTCTCAAGTTTGATTTAAGTGTTTTCCACAGGACTTGACAGAGTATAAGAGCATTCATGTTACATATCCTTTTCCAAAATAAGCATATCCACACACCAAAATCGCCACttatacacatttttaacagtgaaTAATTTACTCCTGGGGATGTAAAGATCcttatctgttttttaaatatgccaTATATAAACCCAGACATGTGAAAGGGTAACAATATAAATCTGCAGTGTAAACTTACACATAACCATACCCATCTTTTAAGTGTTCCTGTGAGATAGGACAGGAAAATATATCCTTACTATTTATGTTCTAATTTATTAGTCACTGCTGCTGAAAGTTGGAATACGGGAGCAGAGTCCCACTGCATTCTCTCCCTCCTACCAATCAGTGGcaattcttcctcttccctgatACAACATGCTGGAGGAAAGCAGGCTAAAGATGGGGCTGGGTGAGGAGGTCAGCTAcaccaaatttatttttcagttgccCAGTTTAGAGGATGAGACTGTAGACAAAAATCTAGCTTTATATGAACCACCCACACTCCTGCATTTTATAACTTCAGTTTATGGAAGATACTCCAAATTTTAGCTATAGAAGTAGTAACTTGGGCATAGAATGATTTGTCATCAACTGCAGAATTGTAGAGATAACACCTACTAACCTACATATTGGATGAAAATGATGAACATAATAGAAAATCATGTTGTAATTAGTTCTAGTTTTGAACAAAAGacaagttatttcttttttcaaacacTAAGGGGGGGGGGCGCGCATAAATAGCATCTGATTGTGCTCCTAAGTTCCATACTATAGCTTACTTGCAATGACACCCTTCAACAAATTAACTACATCATTGCTTTTAAGTATTGATTgcacaaaagaaatacacaaaatagTGGAAAATATGAGCTAAAAGGAGGataatatttttcaattatGACAAACAGTAAGtaacaattgaaaaaaaaaaccaaaacacaataGATCTAGGCTTAAGACATAGCAACACTGAATTTTTTAAGTCTTCTCCTAGAACACATTACATGCGataaataatatacaaaatatttaaagaattttatGGTGGCTTACAGATATTCAGCAAGCAAAAAGCCAGTAGCAGTCACTGCCTGGTGTCTCATATCCCTGTcattcaatgtattttttttttttcatgcaataaTCTTGATCTTATTTTCAGTAACACTGAGATGTCATCTATATTAATtaccaaatatatatatatatatagcctGACTGTGGGGTCTACTGCATTATTAAGGCATGAGAAAAGAATAACAGGCAATTTTTGAGAAAGGAATCTCTGTGTGTTATTAACTCTCAATGTCACAAATACAGCTCAGCAATTAAAAGGCTCAAAAAAGTTCAAATTGTACCAGTGATTTCTGTGCCAAGGTCCACCCAGAATGTGACCGTGAATCATCactgcctgaaaaaaatatagaataaaATCCTGGCCCTGCTGACATCAGGGAGTTTTGCCATTGCCCTGACTGCTGGACCAAACTTCAGAGCTATCAGAAGAGACTCAGACTCCTCTTCATCCCAAAAATAAATAGACAAACTTCCTCTCACTCTAGTCAAATACGAAATTAAAAATCACTAACTCCatactgttttcttaattaGTATTTTAAGTCTATTAATTTTCATGATCTATAATGGAACATTTCCATGAAGAACTTATTATTATAAAGTGCTTATTTGTTAATCTGATTTATTAGTACTTTAAGAGAATGGGAATTTACTTGAGAAGGACTTCTGCAAAATCTATGTTCTATTTataaactggttttattttttaaatgaaagacttTGGTAAGCCCAGCCAAGGGGATATGATGCAATACAATCTCCATGCTCCAATGGCTCTTCTCAGACAAGAACACTAAAACCCTGTCTAGTCATCATATGAAGAAGTCCTTGTCTATGCAAATGTTAAGGGGCTAGTACTGTCTGGATTGTTCCCCACTTATTctggtttatatttaaaaatttctggCAAAATGCCTTGTAGTCAGCCAGGGTATTCCAGTTCAGTTAACTAAGCCATTAAAACCAAAGCCATATTGGTTGTAAGCCTTATTTCACACTTACAGTTCTGTTATGCCCCACAGTGGGAGCTGAAAGAGCAGATTATCTCCTCTAACACTGCTACTTACTATTGCCTGTCCTTATATAGATTTTGCGAAGTTAAGCTCAGAGTTTACAGATCCAGTAGCCTTTGACCATACTTCTTTCCATGCCTGTACAGGCATAAGCACAGCCCTTGGCAAAGATGGCATTGTCCAATTCTGTCACTTCAAGGCTCTTAAAACTTGAAGATGCACAAGTCCAACATAACTAATTTCATCTAAAACACAAAGttataatactgaaaaaagttTGTTATAGTAAGCCATTCAGGAAACCCAATACTCTCTCATTTGAGACAGGAGAAAAGTTCCTTGATATTACAACTACTGTGTTAGaatttttgtggcttttggtTAATTTATACTAAGTAACTTAAAGAAAGCTAAGGCTATGAATAAGATACTGTTTCATTTATAAATATCCATGTTATTTCAATTCTCTTCTAAAACGAggtcttaaggaaaaaaaaatacaatttaaaatacgTGTAAGTTTGGCTGTAAAAACCAAACATATAAGTTAAGTTGAGCACAGTGTAagaaacaagctttttttttttttttaattaacaacaTACTTACAatttcatagaattatagaatcgtttaggttggaaaagacctttaagatcatccagtccaaccattaacctacactaccaagaccactctaaaccaatcaagggtagactagactaaaccatgtcccgaagtgccacatctacccattttttgaacacttccagggatggtgactccaccacctctctgggcagcctcttccaatgcttgactaccctttccgtgaagaaattcttcctaataaccaatctgaacctcccctgatgcagcttgaggccatttcctcttgtcctatcgctaactacttgggagaagagaccaacacccacctcactacaacctcctttcaggtagttgtagagagcaataaggtctcccctcagcctcctcttctctaaactaaacaaccccagttccctcagccactcctcataaggcctgttctctagacccatcaccagccttgttgcccttctctgaacacgctccagaacctcaatgtctttcttgtattgaggggcccaaaactggacacagtattccaggtgcggcctcaccagcgccgagtacagggggacaatcacctccctgctcctgctggccacactattcctgatacaagccaggatgctgttggccttcttggccacctgggcacactgctggctcatgttcagccggctgtctaccaacacccccaggtccttttcagccaggcagctttccagccactcttccccaagcctgtagcgttgcatggggttgttgtgacccaagcacaggacccggcacttggccttcttaaacctcatacaattggcctcggcccatcagtccagcctgtccaggtccctctgcagggccatcctaccctccagcagatcgacactgccacccaacttggtgtcatctgcaaacttactgagggtgcactcaatcccctcatccagatcatcgataaagatattgaacaaggctggccccaaaactgagccctggggaacaccactcgtgaccggctgccaactggacttaactccattcaccactactctctgggctcggccacccaaccagttttttacccagcgaagactacgcccctccaagccatgagctgccagcttcctaaggagaaaattatgggagatggtgtcaaaagctttgctaaagtccaggtaaatgacatccacagcctttccatcatctaccaggcaggtcaccaggtcataaaaggagatcaggttggtcaagcaggacctgcctttcatgaacccatgctggccgggcctgatcccctggttgacctgcacttgcctgttgagttcactcaagatgaacctctccataatctttcccggcaccgaggtcaggctgacaggcctgtagttccccgggtcctccttccggcccttcttgtagatgggcgtcacattggcaagcctccagtcatcagggacctcccctgtttgagttctagctgggcttttgcctttctaatttcctccctgcaggacctaacaagatcccttTCATAAAAATCAATTGGACTGGAGTAGATGTTTTGTGTTTGTCACCAATATTTTATTGTAACTGGTAACTTGCACGCTttagaataagaaaaagaaaacaaagttcaCTATATATAGCCTTCGTACCAGCTACTTGACTATACACAAGGCATAATGATCATAACACAGCCTAGGCTCTGTAATAATTTGTGCACAAAAAGACACCAGATATTATGTGAACATTACAGTGAAATGACATCACAACTCCAGTGATAAGTCAGCATAATACAAAACATATTGATCTACTGcaaatggcattttttaaaaaaaaacaacagtaagCCTTTATTCAGTAGTAACTTAACCAGAGTCTGATGCAGAGATTTGTTGTGTAGTTATAAGTCTTTTAAGGGAAGCAACCTCTGCAGATAAGTTTGTTATGCCCTGCTTCAAATACAGGTTCTCTGACTCAGAGACATTAAAGATACTGTCTTTTATTTCAacaatttcagttttgcaaCCACTCTGAATTCTTACATTGAGTTCCTTTTGATGCCACAGTTCTGATTTGAGAGACCAGTCTTGGATATTAGTCACTTGAACTGAGAAAGGAGTGCAAGAAGAATGCACCAAGTTTTGTGTAGTGTGTTTTTCAAGCTCAACATGTCTTTTTGATGACATATCAATAGGTGATGATAGTTTCTGTGCAGCATCATAGTCATTATCTACTGCTTCCACTTTAACTTGCATGGCTTTGGCTTTAATTCTAAGTTTGTGAGGCAAAGCTGAAGAATTCACTTCTGGAACTTTAACTGTTGcatgaatatttttatgttcAGCTGGGGAATGGATTGGACCCTTAGGAACCTGCTGTTCATCTTCTCCATCAGATGACTTTCCAACTGCACTTTCATCAGTTTCTGAAGTTCTGGGGGAATTACTGGAGGACCTATTGACTTGGAACAGAGGAGGAGAATGTGAGTACATGTTAAAGGTAGTTCCCACATAGTGTGGATATATGGATGCTTTCTGTGAACTTCTGTCATCTCTTGGCTCTCTCTCTAATTCCATGGGCTCCTGTTTTATAATCTGGAACTTATTTTCAGGACTTCTGCAGTTGTTTTGCATAGAACTTGATTGAGTATGCTCTACTGATGATATTTCAGGCATATCAGACATAGAGCTTTGAGGAGAATGTTTAATGACAGAAATACAACTGCTGCCAACTATAGATGGTTCATGTCCATCCACAAATGAGTTAATATTTGATTTGGAACTTTGATAATCTTGGAAATACACAGCTGTTGAGCTACTGAGTTTCTGTATCTCTTGGGCATAGGCTGCAGAAGTAATTAAACCAAACTTCAGCTTCaaagaaagcagctctgccttcaAAGTGGCATTCTCCTCTCCCAGTGCAATTAGTTTGTTCTCTAAGACAAGGTCATTCAGTCGTCGTTTTTCACGAGATCTTTTAGcagcttcattatttttccGCCTTTTCTCCCAATACAtagcatctttcttttcatctggAATGAATTCTCGTTTTCTCCGGCAAGCTGAAGATTTACTTTTTCCACTACTTGCTTCAGTGAGTAGTATCTCTTCATTTGTAGACAATTCTTCAGATACTTCTGCTAAAGTAGACTTAAGTACCATGATTTTGTCCACATTGCTATTTGTGTCAACAGGTCCGTGTTCCTTTTTAAGGGTCTgcatttttctcagctgcatCAGAAACAATTTGTAATAGATCTACAATGAGCAACAGAACAAACTATTTCCCCAGTACTTCTCATACCACAACTTAATGCAGTACTTTGAAATCCACGCATATTCCTCCTTTTGCTTCATATTCTCAAACAGAAGTGTCTAGATCCAATTTTCTTGGCAGAGGTGATGAGAATCTTCTAAATAACCTTCAATAAACAGAGAATTTGATTACTGTTTAGGAATTGCTGGTTTGGAGCATTCAAAAGTAACTTTCAATAAAAAGCTTAGACTAGCATTTAATTCATTAAACCTGCTGTAATATGAAGGAAGCTTGACACCGAAACAACTGATATTCTAAGCTTTATGATACCTAGGTAGCAGATTTGCTTCCAAAACAAATACAATATGATccaaggaaaattaattaaaaaaaaatatatttgaattttGATCTGACAATAATGTCACAGAACTTTCCATAATATCACTGACCAACTTAAACCTAGCACTTAACACTGCTGAGCACCAGACGTTGATGAGCAGCACTGGAAAGTATCTTGTCCttccaaattaaaatatctcttcagaaagcagctgtggtGCGTGATTTGGCAATGCTATATATTTGGGTCCtccacagattaaaaataacataagcTGATTTAGAGAAGCTAGAGTGCTTTCTATTGTCTTAAAATAACACTGCTATCCATTAAAGTTATTAAACATTTAACTACTGCTTTTGTATCCtgtaaatttatatatatataaaaatatatacacacacatgcttcaagttttaaaatccctttttgATCAATCATATCAATTCAAACTAGTAAATGCAAACATAATTCTGGCAAATACAGAAGCAACATGTTTTCTCTTAAATAAGACTGTTTCAGGACAAGAACTATGTCTTTGTATCTATCTGTATGGTCTCCAGCTCAAAGTGATGCCACTTTGGTGCCTGTCCAACACTACATTTAGGGAAAATATTAGTAATGATAGTAACTGATAATAATAAAGagcagaaagttttttttctaaacgCATGCAGACCATGGGCATAGCTCATCAGTATGATCCTCTATTTAATCAACGAAAATTCAATTGCAAGTTCAAACAGCCTCATGCAGCCAGATACTGGTGTTGACCTACACTTAAAATCCAACAAGCTACAGAGTTCATGTCCCTTGCTTCACAGGCCTTCTACAGTTTGGGGCATTCGAGGGCATAATCTGCTTGTTTTAGCACTGGTAACTCCTGTTTTGGCCAGTCTCCCTCCTGTACACATTGTTCCTGGCACAAGTAGAATGAGCGTAGAATTGGTAGCTTGAAAGTCTACAGCAAATATAAGTGCTTATCAAAACAATGGTGGTTTTGCATGCAGCATTCAACTCTGCTTTCAGCCAGAGTACATCAGTAAAGTCAAGACAAAAGTGTAAGCCACATGTTGTATGTCAGTCTTACTAGTTTGATATTTATGTAATTAGTTCTAATGCCATTGCTTTAGTCAGCtaacaaaacaacaataaaGCTCTAGCTCTTTCCACATATTCCCTGAACACTTTTATCATGGCAACTGAAATTGCTGCTTTACAAACAGGACTCAAAGTTAATAGTTCTCCACGTGGATCAGCCCAATACTGAGTCTGtaaacaaattaaattctaTCTGACGATAATGGCAAAACGTCTTCAATAAAAATGGCCATTTCACTTCACTTGCATTTTATAATTCCACTGGAAAAAGTCAGTATTTACATGTAAATTAATGAACTGTAATAATCCCTCTGATTATATTTCAATTCCCAATATTTTCCCTTATGATTAATTTTTCAATTGCTTTATCATTCCCTCATAAAGTATTATAAAACCAACATTTAATAGTACCTTACATTAGTcattattaaagattttttggttttgttgcttgaTGTTGATGACATTCAGTGATAATGTAACAGTGTAATAACACTCAACCCTATCAATTACAGATCCAGTCTTGCTCCCACAGCAATTTTGCCATTGGCTTCAATAGAAGCAGGATACAATCCCAGATCCAAATATTAATGAGACTTCCATAGAATTCATACTATTTAAGCAATAAATTACATATGCAGAAATcaggaaaatttaatttacCCATGTCAAAATAGTACATTAAGACTCTGACCCTGGGGATTTGCGTATTCAGATT from Pelecanus crispus isolate bPelCri1 chromosome W, bPelCri1.pri, whole genome shotgun sequence encodes the following:
- the LOC104029780 gene encoding nuclear factor interleukin-3-regulated protein → MQLRKMQTLKKEHGPVDTNSNVDKIMVLKSTLAEVSEELSTNEEILLTEASSGKSKSSACRRKREFIPDEKKDAMYWEKRRKNNEAAKRSREKRRLNDLVLENKLIALGEENATLKAELLSLKLKFGLITSAAYAQEIQKLSSSTAVYFQDYQSSKSNINSFVDGHEPSIVGSSCISVIKHSPQSSMSDMPEISSVEHTQSSSMQNNCRSPENKFQIIKQEPMELEREPRDDRSSQKASIYPHYVGTTFNMYSHSPPLFQVNRSSSNSPRTSETDESAVGKSSDGEDEQQVPKGPIHSPAEHKNIHATVKVPEVNSSALPHKLRIKAKAMQVKVEAVDNDYDAAQKLSSPIDMSSKRHVELEKHTTQNLVHSSCTPFSVQVTNIQDWSLKSELWHQKELNVRIQSGCKTEIVEIKDSIFNVSESENLYLKQGITNLSAEVASLKRLITTQQISASDSG